Proteins from one Aquila chrysaetos chrysaetos chromosome 5, bAquChr1.4, whole genome shotgun sequence genomic window:
- the PAX4 gene encoding paired box protein Pax-4, which yields MWLSQASCAARRGPLGTGSAGSIAGISPAPSEPKCLLQLRPSGVNQLGGLFVNGRPLPTCKRKRIIELAACGIRTSDISRSLKVSNGCVSKILGHYYRTGVVEPRAIGGSKPRMATPEVVARIAQLKLEQPSLFAWEIRRQLHAEGICAGDRTPSVSSINRVLRNLPSDLRPAAERAGAAVSPGTQHPPRGSASSRRLPLSTQHRNRTVFSSQQSEALEKEFQRGQYPDTVTRERLAAATQLPDTTIRVWFSNRRAKWRREAKRKLEAGGAGSWCDWILPHGAAVAAFCPPSATATGSAQHLPATPTSSPQPFCGHGHGHGLTSYPGTPAPLHLCTSGPCSWDDACCGLAPGSSPPPAPWQPLEGPPFALLPPRAHLHPAASLLPGPPLSPPVPPLHASSPEPLAHLHAPGCPWL from the exons ATGTGGCTCAGCCAAGCCAGCTGTGCCGCACGCCGGGGGCCGCTGGGTacaggcagcgcaggcagcatCGCCGGCATCTCCCCAGCCCCTTCAGAGCCCAAGTGCCTCTTGCAGCTGC GGCCCAGCGGCGTGAACCAGCTGGGGGGTCTCTTCGTGAAcggccgccccctccccacctgcaAGAGGAAGAGGATCATCGAGCTGGCGGCGTGCGGCATCCGGACCTCGGACATCTCCCGCAGCCTCAAG GTATCCAACGGCTGCGTCAGCAAGATCCTGGGTCACTACTACAGGACGGGGGTCGTGGAGCCCAGGGCCATCGGGGGTAGCAAGCCCCGCATGGCCACCCCCGAGGTGGTGGCCAGGATCGCCCAGCTGAAGCTGGAGCAGCCCTCCCTGTTCGCCTGGGAGATCCGCCGGCAGCTGCACGCCGAGGGCATCTGTGCTGGTGACAGGACCCCCAGC GTCTCCTCCATCAACCGGGTGCTGAGGAACCTGCCCAGCGACCTGCGGCCGGCAGCTGAGCGGG CCGGTGCCGCCGTCTCCCCGGGGACCCAGCACCCTCCACGGGGCTCCGCATCCAGCCGGCGGCTCCCGCTGAGCACCCAGCACAGGAACAGGACGGTCTTCTCCAGCCAGCAGTCAGAGGCCCTGGAGAAAG AGTTTCAGAGGGGACAGTACCCGGACACCGTCACCCGGGAGAGACTGGCCGCGGCCACCCAGCTGCCCGACACAACCATCAGG gtcTGGTTCTCCAACCGACGAGCGAAATGGAGACGCGAGGCCAAGCGGAAGCTGGAGGCTGGCGGTGCAG GCTCCTGGTGCGACTGGATCCTGCCCCACGGGGCAGCCGTGGCTGCTTTCTGCCCCCCCTCCGCAACAGCCACCGGCTCAGCACAG CACCTCCCGGCCACCCCCACCAGCTCGCCACAGCCCTTCTGCGGCCACGGCCACGGCCACGGTCTCACCAGCTACCCTGGCACCCCGGCCCCGCTGCATCTCTGCACCTCCGGCCCCTGCTCCTGGGACGATGCTTGCTGCG GCCTGGCCCCCGGCAGCAGCCCCCCTCCGGCTCCCTGGCAGCCCCTGGAGGGCCCCCCCTTCGCCCTGCTGCCCCCCCGGGCTCACCTGCACCCCGCTGCCAGCCTGCTGCCCGGACCCCCGCTGAGCCCCCCGGTGCCGCCGCTCCACGCCAGCTCGCCGGAGCCCCTTGCCCACCTCCACGCACCGGGGTGCCCCTGGCTCTGA